The DNA segment tgcatgctgcaggtgaaccaaaaaaacacaaaaaacaaaaaacagaggtaAAATTTAATCAAGCCAAACCCtatgtaaaaaatgaatttattagaaTAATATCAACCAttgcaaaaatggaaaaggaatatTTGGTTACCATCCTGCATGTTCACCCCTGTGGTTTTTGTAGATATTCAGGATGTGGCTGTCTGCAAGAATGAGCTGTTCTGTTTGCACCTAAACGGGAAGGTTTCCCATCTTTCCCTATTATCTGTGGAACGCTGTGTGGAACGCCTGCTGAGGAGAGGCCTGTGGAACCTGGCTGCTCGAACTTGCTGTCTTTTCCAAAATTCTATCATTGCCAGCAGGGTGAGTCAGAGAGCTTGCAAATTTATCTGGATTGTTAAAACCATTCTACTTTGCAGGATTATGCTACAGAGTTGCTTGTCTTTATTATCCTATAGATTAAGCAGCAATAAATCCCCAAAGAAAGCATGACAGATAAATCTGAAGTGGGGAATAAGGGTGAGAAGAGGGTGtactttgcatttaaaaaaaaaatttcatatttacgtacaaatgtatttgaatttcaataaattaaaatgaaattattgtgTACAGTAACTCTTAATTCTTAATTCCTaagaaaattctcatttttttgggctgtacctatggcatatggacgttcctaagccagggatagaatctaggctgcagctgcatcctgtgccacagctgcagcagcaccggatccttaacccactgtgcagtgcctgggattgaacctgcacttcggcagtgacctgagctgctgcagtcggatccttaaaccactccCACAGTGGAAACTCATCATTTACTAGCTTgttaataaacctttttttttggctgtatctgtggcgtgtggaagttcctgggccaggaatcgaacccataccatatcagtgacccgagccaccccacatgctacagtgacaacacaagatccttaacctactgcacaacGGAGAACTCCTTGTTAAGCCTTGTTAAGCTCTTCCATTGGGTTTCTACTTATCCTTTTATTAGGGAAGAAAAAGTTTGACTATAGATAAACTGGAACATTTGAAATCTCAGCTGGACTCAGCAACCTATGGTGATCTGATTTCTCAACTGGAAGATCTGATCTTAAAATTTGAACCTTTGGATTCAGCTTGTAGCAGTAGAAGAAGCTCCATTTCATCACATGTAggtattttcacttttaaaagggATTTACTTTACAgtatgattttttctttattaggtTGTGCTCACTTACCTCTAAGATCCCAAAACTTAGCTTCCTTTCCATGTTGTATATTGGTGGAGTCAAGAGGGcctttcttttagcttttggGCAGCCCTGTGAAGCCTTCATTTAGGTGTGTCTTAGAACTGCATTATATTCTGTTCAAAAATGTACCTCACAAAGCCTCCAGCACAACTTAAGTTGCTCCTAATACATGGTTTCAGATGCATCATGCTAGCTTCTGTCTCAGTGCAACTCAagattgtctcatttaatccccattcTCACTGCCAGACTTTATGGAGACCAGCCACGAACAGATGACTGGGACCCAGCTGCCGGGCACCTAGTCTTTGCTCACCAGTTTGTTTTAATAAGCCATAATTGTTGTTTTTGACTTGCTACTGTTCGTGTTGGCTTTTCCCTTAAAAAGCTATACCATATTACAAAAGTTTTACTTggagttttaattctttttctttttaggaaagtTTCAGCATCTTGGACTCTGGTATTTATCGTATCATTAGCAGTAGAAGAGGCAGTCAGTCTGATGAAGACTCCTGTTCCCTTCACAGCCAAACCCTCTCAGAAGATGAGAGACTTAAGAATTTACCGCACATCAAGAAGAGGACCAACCAGATCAGTGTTTCGGCTCACATGCAAATGAAGGTGATGAATGTGTCTTTCATTGGTTGCGGATGTGAAGCAGTTATTTGCTGTGACTTCCTTTTGCTAAGATTATCTCATGCATAGAGTTCTCTGTCAGGTGTTAATCATTTCTCCTAAGTTGATAGTCTTTCCATCCAGCCCTGTTGATCTATTCACCACTGGAAGAATGGGCTTATGTTTAGTtgggtctccccccaccccatgtttaGGCTGACATTGGTAAAGTACCTAATTTTGATCAAGCATCAGAGTGCTGGAAAGGTTAAGAAGGGAAATCATTAACCAAAAGAGTGGGCCGATTTTATCCTGACTAACCAAGTTATTTTCCGTTAGGAGTGAAAAATTACTACAGTTTTGGGTGTCATCGCCCTCACTTTTCAATGTTCAAGTATTCCTGTGACCGAACTATTGAGAAGAGATTAATAGAGACTCTAAACTTCTTTTGTGACTTATGGGGATTCAGAGTTAGTAGGAGGAATGAAGGTACCTGCCGCAGTGTTTTATAATGTGGACCATCCCATGCATCTTGTAAGCCTCTGCTCCACTCATTTGGGTTTGGGTCCCTTGTGATTTTAGTATTGAATACtccatttcctttgctttattcattttgggatttctttaaagattaaaaaactcTTCATGTGaggagattttatttcttttccctgttCCATTCATCAGACAGTGTTTCTCATGGTCCAGTGACGTCTgagacagaaaagaatgaaacttttcTCCCCTTCGGCATTCCATTATCATTTCGTTCTCCATCTCCTCTTGTGTCTCTTCAGGCTGTCAAGGAAAGGTAAACGAATTAGTCCTGTCATTTAATCCCATTTCTCATTTTACCTCAGATGTCATATTAGGTGGTTTTGCACTGAGAATGGAAAGctattttaaatgaggaaaaagaaagtctctagATTATTCCTCATAGAGCTTGTTATGAAGCTGTTAGCTTCTTATTTCAATCTTGGGAAGTTTAGTTTTCCTCTTTGTTTGAGTACGTGAATATTTGAGTTGTTAAAAATGtgttccccacccccagactaagcaaaagtttaaaagtctgttttttcttcatctctgataAGACCAGTTAACACATACCGGCcattatttaatcatttctcaATTTGGGCTGAGAATTGGAGACTCTTCAGAAGTCCTTCCATCGATTTTTCCATGGGCTCAGGATGGACATTTGACTTTGAAAGAGAAGCCTTTGTGCAGCTATTTAACTGTTAAATTTGAGTCTTTCTGGATATAAAATTTGGTTTTTAAGAAggttatattggagttcctgtcgtggcgcagtggctaacgaatccaactaggaaccatgaggttgtgggttccatccctggcctcactcagtggtttaaggatccagtgttgctatgagctgtggtgtaggtcgcagatgcggcttggatcctgagttgctgtggctctggcttaggctggcggctacagccctgattcgacccctagcctgggaccctccgtatgccacgggagccgccctagaaaaggcaaaaaaaagacaaaaaaaaaaagaaaaagaaaaaggttataTTGTGACAACTTGAGGAAATTCTTTGGCTAGGGTGGGGCAGGTAATTATGTGACTTCCTTAGCCTAAGTGGACAGAAACATTGCAAGCTCAGCTGGAGTTAAGGACCTTTTCTTTAGGACTGATTAAAGTAGGTTAGTAAATGAAGTGAATCCTCATTGTATTACAGATTTTACACAGGCCTGATGTGAAATATGTAATTGATTAGGAAGTTGCTATAGggtctttcatttttagtaagtCCAAGCTACCTTCAGGGACTAACAGGAATGTAGAGAACCTAGGTACTGAGATTTTCATTCTTGGCagtaatgaggtttttttttttcttatttgtttgttggtATTTGACTTCCAGTGTTTCTAGCTTTGTGCGTAAAACTACTGAAAAGATTGGCACCCTTCATACAAGCCCTGATCTGAAAGTGAGACCAGAAGCCAGGGGTGATGAGCAGTCATGTGAAGAGGACGTGAGTTCAGTCAGTTGCCCAGAGGAGGAAGTCACTGAGTAAGCATAGAAATTTGtgtgaatttggagttcccgtcgtggcacagtggttaacgaatccgactaggaaccatgaggttgcgggtttggtccctgcccttgctcagtgggttaacgatccggcgttgccgtgagctgtggtgtaggttgcagacacggctcggatcccatgttgctgtggctctggcgtaggccggtggctgcagctccgattcgacccctagcctgggaacctccatatgccgcgggagcggcccaagaaatagcaaaaagacaaaaaaaaaagaaatttgtgtgAATTCTAGAGGAGTCAGCTGTCATTTGAAGAGAGCCATAAACCATGTCCTTTGGAAAAAGGCATATATATGACCCTGTTCATTGTAGATTATTTGTGTAGCTTATGAAAATTGTAAACACCACAAAGTAAGTGTTGGAAAATTACATCAATTCACAGTAAGTCTATGGAGacagaattttaatttacatctcttccatctttcctttgaACAACCTCCCTCACCTCCAGATCTCTTCAAACTTTTGGGATATTAGAGGAGAATGGGAGTAAGAGTAGGATGACCATGGATCTAGGCCTTGTTCCTGGATCTACTTCTGACTAGCATGTGACTTTGTGACTAATGCTCTCTGGCCTGTAAAATGAGAGCGTTAGCATTGATGTCGTCATGTACCTTCCTGTGATATGCTGGTGGCATAGTCCTTATGTAGTGGAGTTGTATAGCAGAGCCCTTGGTCTGGCACAGTGAAAAGGCTATCACTCTGGTCTCTGccttttctcatagttctggggaTCTGGGCATTGGAGGCAAGCAAGCTCAGCACTCACCCAGGCATTGAGATAGACCCACCCAGGGTCAGATGAAAGAAAAGTGTGTTATCCTTTGAGTAACTTAgtgaatctgtgtgtgtgtgtgtgtgtgtgtgtgtgtgtgtgtgtgtgagcgagagagagaaaagtaCTGATAGTGCTGTGGCATTTAAGGCAGCCCTCAGTCTGACTTGACCCCACCTTTCCCGCCTCATTTCCAACCACATCCTTCTAAGTGCTCTGAATTCCAGTTCTGTCTGAGAACTGGGTGTGTACACCTCACTACTTTccttcatgcttttctttttctcccacttGCTGTATTTCCTCCCACCACAATTTTTCCTAATGCAAATCCCACTTCCTCAGGAAAGCTTCTCTTGATtgcctagtcagagtcattattCCTTTGTTCTGTGCTTTCAGAGCACAGTGCTTGTGCTGTTCGTTAGCATTTGTTTTATTCCCTTTTATGTTACAattgttttcttgcctttctttctgACTCTGACTTGAATTTATCTTGAGGTCATGAACCTTTTGTTGTACTCATCTGTTTGCCTCATGTTACATTAAGTACAATACCTACCATTTAGTGGACACTTAGGGATATTGGCCTAAGGAAGCTCTAATCCCCTCTAACTCTTTTTGCAATTTTCTAGGGGAAAAGAAGAAGTAGTCAGTCAGCCTCCAGAGGAAGACAAATTCCAAGAGCTCAAAATAGCAACAGCAGAAGCAATGTGAGTATTTATGAATGAGAAAGTTTTAAGGTGAATGGGAATGACTTTATGAGATTTCCAAAAGTGGTCCTGAGATAGTATGGGGCAGAGGTAGTCTCATTTGGAATTGAAATTTGAGAATTAGTACAAAATTAATGTTCTCTGTGTTGTCTTACTTGGTAAAGAATtgaaaataggggagttcccgttgtggctcagtggttaacgaacccgactagtaccatgaaggtgtgggttagatctctggcccttgctcagtgggttaaagatccggtgttactgtgagctgtggtgtaggtcacagatgcaactcggatccatcgttgctgtggctgtgtagacctgcagctgtagctccgattcgacccctagcctgggaacctccatataccatgggtgccaccctgaaaagacaaaaaaatttttttgcaaaaaaaaaaaccacacatgaTATGTAAATTTCATTCTTGTCTCTCTTGTGTAGGACAAAGCTACAGGACCCACTGGTTTTGTTTGAACCAAAGTCCCTGAGAATGGTTTTACAGGAGTGGCTTTCACAGTTAGAAAAAACATTTGCCATGAAGAACTTTTCAGGTGTTTCCGATACTGACAACTCCTCTGTGAACTCAAACCAAGATATGCTGTTGCTTGATGAGTCAAAAAAGGGAATATTAGatgaagaatatgaagaagaacAAAGGGACTCCTTAGGCCACGAAGAAAGTGTTGATCAAACAGCATGTGAATCTGCAAATAGTCTGAGGGAGCCCTTGGTTGATGACCTTTTTCAAGTATGTTCTCCATGCCTTATAGCAGATGGTCTTCAGAAGGAGCTGGCTGAATTGATAACGTTGTGTTTGGAATTGAGTGTATTAAATTCTGAGATCAAAAGTGCAAGTGAGCATGTGGACCACACTTTACAACAGAGCTCTTCTGAAATTCTGGCTTGTCAGTTCCTAAAGAAGTACTTTTTTCTCCTGGATTTGAAAAGAGCAAAGGAGAGCATCAAGCTGAGTTATGCTAACAGTCCTTGTGTTTGGGATACTTTTATTGAAGGATTGAAAGGTAATTATCAGATTGCCTTACCAAAGATTGAAATTAGTATAGAGGACAATAAGAACTTGGCTTGCtcgctttcttcctttcttcctttctttctttctttcactgtggctgccacatgtggaagtttccaggcccgggattgaacccatgccgcagcagtagCAGCCTGGGTTGGTGCAGTGACAATGACGCATCCTTAATCTGAGGCGCTACAAGGAAACATCaacatcttggttttttttttttttaaatgtatttattcatttattttttgctttttagggtcgcacctgtagcatatggaagttcccaggctaggggtctaattggagctacagctgccaacctccaccacagccacagcaacatgggatctgagctacatatGCAACctccacagcaaggcaggatcctggccagggatcaacctcgcatcgtcatggatcctagtcagattcgttactgctgagctaggACAGAAACTCCATCCTTCCATTTTTTGAGCTCCATCCTCCCTTAGGGGAAATGATTGAGATTGTGTTGCTATGTCTGGGGAGACATGTGGAAGAGGTAAACAGCCTCTTAATAGGCGTAGCCTGGTAGTGGCTTACTCCTATTCTGTTGTTGAGAATTCAGTCACATGGCCCTATCTAAGGAGTCTAGGAGATGACCCATGTAGGTGTCTAGAGGAAGAGGGTGGCTATGAGTGAAGAGCTTGCATGTCTACCTCAGGGATTTTAGTCTCCATGTCACACTTGATTTAAGGTCACACTATTAGTCATCCTCAAGTGGAAATCAGCTGTCACACCCTAGACACCATGCATGCCCTCTTTACTGAATAGGCTCTTTCTTTGAAGAGGTGAACTTAACTCAAAGCTCTGAATAACAGATGTCGTGTTTCTAATAATGATGTAGGCTCTAAGCACACTTTGATTCATTACCAAAAGTGAATAATACTCACAAGTAGAgatgcatttttataatattatctGACTTACAGATCTTCAATGTTTCTAGAAACAAGGATCTGTGGGTACAGTTCTGCTTCAATTCACAGGTAGCAGTTAAAAGCATAAGAAGTAATTTCAgcaattctcttgtggctcagtgggttaagaatccagcattgtcaccgcagtgacgctggtcgctgctgtggtgtgggatggatccctggcccaggaacttccacaggccaagggtgtggccaaaacaaaaaagagatgatttcagtttctttttctgaattgaGATAGACTGTCTTTTATGTTGAAGTTAAGAAAAGttatatcttttcaaataggTTCAAATATTTGACATTATTACTTCCTGGGAATTTGCTGTATCTGTCTCTGTTATGTGATTATACCCAACCTTCATTAGAGGAAAGTAGCAAAAAAGGGCCTCCATCAACCTGAGTGGTTAACTTATTGCTAGAGCTGCCTAGAGCAAGTGTGGGTGTTTGAGGTGATGCTTTTGCTTCCTTGAATTTAAGGGGATTAGTTTGGCTTAAGACCCACCCAATCATAAACCTTTCCCTCACTTCTCATGTTCCAAATGATGGCTTCTATTCTGAACTCCTTGAAGTAGTTATACTTACTTCCTGACCCAATCAAATTGGAAATAGTAAAACTGGTCTGCTGAACAGGCTCTACTCTTGTAATGAGGCTGTAATTATGAAGACAGCTTTGGAACTGTTCTTTTGGATTGTCTTCAGAGCCAGTTGAAAACTACTTGAAAAAACTCATTTTACTTTaggttcatatatatatgtgtgtatatgttttaaaCTATGAATGGTTTTAACCAAATCTTCATTcactttatttatatactttggtTCTAAATGACTTGGCTGTTCCCCAAGTCAGATCTTCCTTTGGAGGAAGATTTGCTATAACTAATGTTTTTCAAACATaggtcaaatattttaaaagttgggagttcctgttgtggctcagcaggttaagaacccagctatatgaggatgtgggttccatccatctttctgcttggatctggcactgctgtggctatggcctaggccagcagctgcaggtagagatttgaccactagcctgggaacttccatatgcctcaggtgtggccctaaaaaaaagaaaaatattttaaaagttaatttaattaaatttgattattttgtttaaaaagactGATTGGGGtactcattttagaaaaaaactgaGGAATTTGACATTGATGGTAGATACATAAATTACACATATATTAGCTTGTATATATAGTACcttatatatgtactatataacatgtatattatatatacactatatgtTGTACATATATTACTGTAATATgcttatgtattatataatatgtatatcatatacataatatatgtatattacatatataaaggACACATTTTCAATGGTAATAGTCACTTATATATTGGTTATCTGTTTCTCCATCTTGTCCAATATGCTTTTTCTCCCGATTTGATTTTAAGGTCCTTAAAAGTAGAGGTTGTCTCTTAgtctctttttgtctcttctacaATGCTTCACAAATGTTAGGCCTTGCACACAGTAGTTGCATGATCAGTGATTGTTGAATAATGTGTgcatgaattaaatatttacagCTCTGAGATGAAGGGAGCAGGGTGTGCTTTGTCTTTTAGAAACGGCAAGTTCTGATCCTACATATATAAAGATGGAAGAAGGAGACCTCCCAACAAGATTAAAGTTATTGGAAGACTCAGTCCCTTTTGACAGTCCTTTGCTGATTGCTTATGCTACTCGGTGAGTTGTCCTATTTGTTGTTCATATGAACTAAAGCACAGACATTTTCTTAGTCTCTAAGGTTTTACTCAATTACATGTTTAATGGCTTCTcattagtatatttatttttatttctgatatgtACATAGATAATCTAACCAATTATATTTCCTCACTGAAGTTGGAGactaacatgttttattttttgaatgcagATTGTATGAGAAATTTGGAGAATCTGCCCTTCGATCCTTCATCAGATTTTACCCATCCATTTTGCCTTCGGATGTCATGCAACTTTGTCATCATCATCCTGCTCAGTTTTTGGCCTATTTAGACAGTCTGGTGAAATCAAGGCCTGAAGATCAACGGTGAGAAGGAGAATTTTTGTagactcttctttcctttttttaaaaaagactcctTTCTTTTGATAGGGCAGTGTTTCTCTTATATAAGCAGTTGGATTAAGGCACCTGCTATGGAAGAGAAGGATTTTCACAATCATGTACCACTCTCTCATAGTTCACAGCACACACCACAAGTGTGTACATAACCACACTTCTCTTTTGTCCCTCTCTTACTCTCAGAGATTCTCCGATCAATTGACACTGTAAAATTAAACTCCTGCTTCAGGGCCTAGGATAAGACAGATAAGCTTCTTTGTTGTCTCTGCCATGGGGGATTTTCTGCCACCTTATTACTGATGATATCCCAGCTTTTTGTGGGTGGATCTCAGTTCTAGCTCTTAGCCTCTTTAGGCTGAGGCCTCGTTTCCTATCACCACATGGCAGTAAACACACATGTCCCTTGGTTATTGAGAATGGCAACTTCCCCGCTCCCTCTTCCGGTTGGTTAGTGTACtggtgtttatttctctttttctttggccCTTTGGTAGTCTCCTTATTATCTTGAGGGTCAACTCttcatttaaaaagcttttaGAATTTCACCCGTATTTCCATACATTTTATAGCAGAAGGGTTTTTCAAGTAATTTCACCCACTGTATTGATCCCTTAACATTTTCTGCACAGCTGCACAGTTtatctttcccttctctccccaacTTTCTCTTAGGCCATCCTTCCTTGAGTCCCTTCTGCAACCAGAGTCTTTGAGATTGGATTGGCTGCTGTTGGCCGTGTCCCACCATGCTCCCCCCAGCACCAGCACTATGGACGATGAAGGAGACCCCAGGTATAGAAGGAGTCCTGTCTCTAAGCTCTGCTGCTCCTTGGAGTGAAACCAGTTTATTCACATACAGCATTCTGGGCTTCAGGAACAGCTGTGGAAGAGATTGCAGGCACTGCTTAGTGGTTCTGAACACTCTTTGAATCACAGACCCTCTTAAGAATCTGATTTCATAAAGAatcaaaattcataaaaaatacaCCCTGATACTTGTAATGTTTTGGAaatgttctttgtattttcctccaggagaagttttttaaaagctcccaaaGCTTTAAGCTTTTAAGcttaaaaacctttttaaaagcttttttctaGATGCCTAGAAAAAAAGGTCTGGAGAGATATGAAATAGGTATCTGGGAGTGAGGGAATTATGggcttcttcttttgcttttgattactaaaatatataattttaaaaactgaacaggTATCCGTCctagaaaaaaatagctaaatgtttaaaaaatataataatgggaaaaatgtaattaaattctgTTCTTACCTATTAGCTGACAAATAaacattttgtaatttgtttCCTATCTAATTTActggtattttttcattttccaggCCTCATTCTCACTTGTTTTCCTGGGGTTACAGTCAATTAATCCTCCTTCTAATTAAACTTCCTGCAGATTttacaacaaagagaaaatgactgACATTTGTAAGTCTCATGGGTAAGTGAGAATTCTCCTAGAAGCTCAGGTTAAGATTAGAGTCATTTTAGTTAATAACTTTGTAGTTAAGAGCCAGAATTGATATGATCTatcatttgggatttttttttcctctgcataaaagtgtctttttatttttattatttatttatttatttatttttgtcttttgtctttttagggccgtacctgcagcatatggaggttcccaggctaggggtcaaatcagagctgcagctgccagcttacgccacaaccacagcaatgcaggatccgagccacgtctgcaacctacaccacagctcacaggaacgcaggatccttaacccactgagcaaggccaggtatcgaaccctcaacctcatggttcctagtcagaattgttaaccactgcaccacaatgggaactcccctgttagAACTTTCTGAGGCAGTGGAAATGTTCTATTGCACTGCCCAATGTGGAAGCCACTTGCCACATATGGCCATTGAGTGCTTGAAATATGGATTGGCTAAGTAAAAAActgacttttaagttttatttacttttaattaatttaaatgcaaATGGCCACATCAGACTAATATCTATTGTATCAGATAGCACAGCTCTAGATAAACT comes from the Phacochoerus africanus isolate WHEZ1 chromosome 4, ROS_Pafr_v1, whole genome shotgun sequence genome and includes:
- the HPS5 gene encoding LOW QUALITY PROTEIN: BLOC-2 complex member HPS5 (The sequence of the model RefSeq protein was modified relative to this genomic sequence to represent the inferred CDS: inserted 2 bases in 2 codons; deleted 1 base in 1 codon), with the translated sequence MTFVPVIPESYSHVLAEFESLDPLLSALRLDSARLKCTSIAVSRKWLALGSSGGGLNLIQKEGWKHRLFLSHKEGAISQVACCLHDDDYVAVATSQGFVVVWELNQERRGKPERIYVSSDHKGRKVTALCWDTAILRVFVGDHMGKVSAIKLNTSKQAKASAAFVMFPVQTITTVDSCVVQLDYLDGRLLISSLTRSFLCDTEREKFWKIGNKERDGEYGACFFPGRCSAGQQPLIYCARPGSRMWEVNFDGEVISTHQFKKLLSSPPLPVITQRSEPQYDHTVGSSQSLSFSKLLHLSEHCVLTWTERGIYVFLPQNVQVLLWSEVKDIQDVAVCKNELFCLHLNGKVSHLSLLSVERCVERLLRRGLWNLAARTCCLFQNSIIASRGRKSLTIDKLEHLKSQLDSATYGDLISQLEDLILKFEPLDSACSSRRSSISSHESFSILDSGIYRIISSRRGSQSDEDSCSLHSQTLSEDERLXEFTAHQEEDQPDQCFGSHANEDSVSHGPVTSETEKNETFLPFGIPLSFRSPSPLVSLQAVKESVSSFVRKTTEKIGTLHTSPDLKVRPEARGDEQSCEEDVSSVSCPEEEVTEGKEEVVSQPPEEDKFQELKIATAEAMTKLQDPLVLFEPKSLRMVLQEWLSQLEKTFAMKNFSGVSDTDNSSVNSNQDMLLLDESKKGILDEEYEEEQRDSLGHEESVDQTACESANSLREPLVDDLFQVCSPCLIADGLQKELAELITLCLELSVLNSEIKSASEHVDHTLQQSSSEILACQFLKKYFFLLDLKRAKESIKLSYANSPCVWDTFIEGLKETASSDPTYIKMEEGDLPTRLKLLEDSVPFDSPLLIAYATRLYEKFGESALRSFIRFYPSILPSDVMQLCHHHPAQFLAYLDSLVKSRPEDQRPSFLESLLQPESLRLDWLLLAVSHHAPPSTSTMDDEGDPRPHSHLFSWGYSQLILLLIKLPADFXNKEKMTDICKSHGFWPGYLILCLELGRRREAFTNIVYLNDMSLMEGDSGMLDPETVEEWKLLLHLVQNKSTKPAPQKPPNGNFSDGPSPINVENVALLLAKAMGPDRAWSLLEECGLTLELSERFTRTCDILRIAEKRQRALIQSMLEKCDRFLWSQQA